The following proteins come from a genomic window of Trifolium pratense cultivar HEN17-A07 linkage group LG4, ARS_RC_1.1, whole genome shotgun sequence:
- the LOC123881807 gene encoding non-specific lipid transfer protein GPI-anchored 11-like, translating into MASKFSLILCILAIWTLDLAQGGSTHHQAPAPSVDCTNLVLTMADCLSFVTNGSTTNKPEGTCCSGLKSVLKTAPSCLCEAFKSSAQFGVVLNVTKATSLPAACKVSAPSATKCGLSEVSDAPAAAPVEGLSPQSSATSPTSSDASSSLNGAVNEPSPAPGPSLGSTASGLFPISLGSLLVCLLVATISLF; encoded by the exons ATGGCATCAAAGTTCTCACTCATTCTCTGTATTCTAGCAATCTGGACCCTTGATTTAGCTCAAGGTGGTTCAACTCATCATCAAGCTCCAGCACCAtcagttgactgcacaaacctTGTCTTAACCATGGCTGATTGTTTGTCTTTTGTAACAAATGGTAGCACAACAAACAAACCAGAAGGTACTTGTTGTTCTGGTTTGAAATCTGTTCTCAAAACTGCTCCTTCTTGTCTCTGTGAAGCATTCAAGAGTAGTGCTCAATTTGGTGTTGTGTTGAATGTTACTAAAGCTACTTCTCTTCCTGCTGCATGCAAAGTTTCTGCTCCTTCTGCTACTAAATGTGGAT TGTCTGAAGTGTCTGATGCACCTGCTGCTGCTCCTG ttgaagGTCTCTCTCCACAATCATCTGCAACTTCTCCAACATCTTCTGATGCATCTTCAAGTTTGAATGGTGCTGTAAATGAGCCATCTCCAGCTCCAGGACCATCTCTAGGGAGCACAGCTTCAGGACTGTTCCCAATTTCACTTGGATCCTTACTTGTTTGCCTATTGGTGGCTACAATATCACTTTTTTGA
- the LOC123881805 gene encoding inositol 3-kinase — translation MVTDSKTIPHRGIIVGNYCHDILLNNNLVIAETLGGAASFISTVLDALSLPFHLVSKVGPDFTHAALTTNHPPLVIPTSQTTIFHAHFGSNHPDRILNRVGSCDPITPSEIPSGSRFEFGMAVGVGGEILPETLEKMLEICDFVFVDIQGLIRRFEDKDGRVNHVGLKESGFFHLLPKISFLKASEDEALFIDLEEVRKWCCVVVTHGKDGCEVFCKDGCLKVDPFQVCQVDPTGAGDCFLGGFAAGIVQGLDVYDAALLGNFFGSLAVAQVGPPSLDMNLVQMVKEEMNKRKVKDTPCSEKIDKLPVFRKPHDQDQFYASLVAAKDKIMYHIQENGWKSSPKLVDQSNVKAKPVINSVQQGPISSVVDK, via the exons atggTTACAGATTCCAAAACCATTCCACATCGTGGAATCATCGTTGGCAATTACTGCCACGACATCCTCCTCAACAACAACCTCGTTATCGCCGAAACTCTCGGCGGCGCCGCCTCTTTCATCTCCACCGTCCTCGACGCTCTTTCTCTTCCCTTCCATCTTGTCTCCAAAGTGGGTCCCGATTTCACCCACGCCGCCCTCACAACAAATCATCCCCCTCTCGTTATCCCCACTTCTCAAACCACCATCTTCCATGCCCACTTCGGATCAAATCATCCAGACCGGATTTTAAACCGGGTCGGATCATGCGACCCGATTACCCCATCGGAGATTCCATCTGGGTCGAGGTTCGAATTCGGAATGGCGGTTGGTGTTGGCGGGGAGATTCTCCCTGAAACGTTGGAAAAAATGTTGgaaatttgtgattttgtttttgttgatattCAAGGTTTGATTCGAAGATTTGAAGATAAAGATGGGAGAGTGAATCATGTGGGGTTAAAGGAAAGTGGGTTCTTTCATCTTTTACCAAAGATTTCGTTTTTGAAAGCTTCTGAAGATGAAGCTTTGTTTATTGATTTAGAAGAAGTGAGAAAATGGTGTTGCGTGGTTGTCACGCATGGGAAAGATGGGTGTGAGGTTTTTTGTAAAGATGGGTGTTTGAAAGTTGATCCGTTTCAGGTTTGTCAGGTTGATCCAACTGGTGCTGGTGATTGTTTTCTCGGTGGTTTTGCTGCTGGGATTGTGCAGGGTTTGGATGTTTATGATGCTGCTTTGTTAGGGAACTTTTTTGGTTCTTTGGCTGTTGCACAAGTTGGTCCACCTTCTCTTGATATGAATTTGGTTCAG ATGGTTAAGGAAGAGATGAACAAGAGGAAGGTTAAGGATACTCCCTGCTCAGAAAAAATAGATAAGTTGCCGGTGTTCCGGAAGCCACACGATCAAGATCAATTTTATGCATCTCTTGTTGCTGCCAAAGACAAAATTATGTATCACATTCAAGAAAATGGGTGGAAGAGCTCTCCCAAACTGGTGGATCAAAGTAATGTGAAGGCAAAACCTGTAATAAATTCTGTTCAACAGGGACCAATTTCAAGTGTTGTTGATAAGTGA